A section of the Arcobacter roscoffensis genome encodes:
- a CDS encoding type I restriction endonuclease subunit R, with amino-acid sequence MAKQSEYFMEKELIRDLEGLGYRRVSIKNEDELLKNLKKQLERHNNIELSQSEFRRILNFLNDGAIVKRAEILRDWFPLKRDDGTTKRIRFFNMEKWCENEYQVTNQVTIEGTYTNRYDVTILINGLPLVQIELKRSGVALKEAFNQINRYQKDSFWASHGLFQYVQLFVISNRVNTKYFANDPDQTFKQTFFWTDEKNNSISDLKDFTKEFLEPCHVSTMIGQYIVVNETEKKLMILRPYQYYAVENIVKQVKDSVDGGYIWHTTGSGKTLTSFKASQIIKENSDVKKVLFVVDRKDLDYQTAQEFNSFRKGSVDSTDNTSKLIEQLTSNTEDTKLIVTTIQKLNNAISKDKFKEAIEYLQNEKVVFIFDECHRSQFGDTHDKIKEFFQNNQMFGFTGTPIFEDNAVKNEKGKRTTKDLFGKRLHTYVIKDAIKDENVLKFSVEYIGKYKQKEDSKTKIDIDVSKIDKKEAMESDDRIGKITDYIVGIHGRKTHHRNFTAMFCVGSVDAAIKYYELFKQKKENQEHNLNIATIFSYGQNEEPKESFGLIEEEKLEIQESKIDKTYKSKLESFIENFNKQFDTNHSLKDTQSYYTYYNDISKKVKNTNIDILIVVNMFLTGFDSKKLNTLYVDKNLNYHGLIQAFSRTNRIDNEQKSQGNIVCFRNLKANTDEAIALFNDEKANETVNMQDVFLDTYEEYLLKFKDALEILKVIAPTVVSVDELKDEKDELKFIKAFREILRLKNTMSNFSDFSWEDLGMSEQEFEDYIGKYLDLKDKVKRNQENEKESILDEVDFELELLHKDEINVAYILELLAKMKKGTAEDYHKQKEAVVKMMLGESKLRSKKELIEKFIDEHLIQLGEDDNLEEAFMNYWDDEQQKAINVLCEKEHLNKEGFNKLIGTYAIKKDEPRSTEIINLLEKKPSYRERKRIVERLKNKIKDFIEVFMDGVN; translated from the coding sequence GTGGCTAAACAATCAGAATACTTTATGGAAAAAGAGCTTATCAGAGATCTTGAAGGTTTAGGATATAGAAGAGTATCAATAAAAAATGAAGATGAATTATTGAAAAATTTAAAAAAGCAACTTGAAAGACATAATAATATAGAACTATCTCAATCTGAATTTAGAAGAATATTAAACTTTTTAAATGATGGTGCTATAGTAAAAAGAGCTGAAATATTAAGAGATTGGTTCCCTCTAAAAAGAGATGATGGAACGACAAAAAGAATACGATTTTTCAATATGGAAAAATGGTGTGAAAATGAGTATCAAGTTACAAATCAAGTAACTATAGAGGGAACTTATACTAATAGATATGATGTAACTATTTTGATAAATGGTTTACCACTTGTACAAATAGAGCTTAAAAGAAGTGGAGTAGCACTAAAAGAGGCATTTAACCAAATCAATAGATATCAAAAAGATAGTTTTTGGGCTAGTCATGGACTTTTTCAATATGTACAGTTATTTGTCATAAGTAATAGGGTAAATACAAAATATTTTGCAAATGACCCTGATCAAACATTTAAACAAACATTTTTTTGGACAGATGAGAAAAACAATTCTATATCAGATTTAAAAGATTTTACAAAAGAGTTTTTAGAACCTTGTCACGTATCTACTATGATTGGTCAATATATTGTTGTTAATGAGACAGAAAAAAAGCTTATGATATTAAGACCTTATCAGTATTATGCTGTTGAAAATATTGTAAAGCAAGTTAAAGATTCGGTTGATGGTGGATACATTTGGCATACTACTGGAAGTGGTAAAACTCTTACCTCTTTTAAAGCATCACAAATTATAAAAGAAAATTCTGATGTAAAAAAAGTACTTTTTGTAGTAGATAGAAAAGATTTAGATTATCAAACAGCACAGGAATTTAATAGTTTCAGAAAAGGAAGTGTTGATAGTACTGATAATACATCTAAACTTATAGAACAACTTACATCAAATACAGAAGATACAAAACTGATAGTTACAACGATACAAAAACTTAACAATGCTATATCAAAAGATAAGTTTAAAGAAGCTATTGAGTATCTACAAAATGAGAAAGTTGTATTTATATTTGATGAGTGTCATAGAAGCCAATTTGGAGATACTCATGATAAAATAAAAGAGTTTTTTCAAAACAATCAAATGTTTGGATTTACAGGAACACCTATTTTTGAAGATAATGCCGTTAAAAATGAAAAAGGGAAGAGAACTACAAAAGACCTTTTTGGTAAAAGACTTCATACTTATGTCATCAAAGATGCTATAAAAGATGAAAATGTATTAAAGTTTTCAGTTGAATATATAGGAAAATATAAACAAAAAGAAGACTCAAAAACAAAAATAGATATTGACGTATCTAAAATAGATAAAAAAGAGGCTATGGAATCTGATGATAGAATAGGTAAAATTACAGACTATATCGTAGGTATACATGGACGAAAAACACATCATAGAAACTTTACTGCTATGTTTTGTGTGGGAAGTGTTGATGCTGCTATAAAATACTATGAATTATTTAAACAAAAAAAAGAAAATCAAGAACATAATTTAAATATAGCAACTATTTTTTCTTATGGACAGAATGAGGAACCAAAAGAATCATTTGGACTTATAGAAGAGGAAAAACTAGAGATACAAGAATCAAAAATAGATAAAACTTATAAGTCTAAGTTAGAATCTTTTATAGAAAATTTTAATAAACAGTTTGATACAAATCATTCATTAAAAGATACGCAAAGTTATTATACATACTATAACGATATATCAAAAAAAGTTAAAAATACAAATATAGATATTCTTATAGTAGTAAATATGTTTTTAACTGGTTTTGATAGTAAAAAGCTAAATACTTTATATGTAGATAAGAACCTAAATTATCATGGACTGATTCAAGCTTTTAGTAGAACAAATAGAATTGACAATGAACAAAAATCCCAAGGTAATATAGTTTGTTTTAGAAACTTAAAGGCTAATACAGATGAAGCAATAGCACTTTTTAATGATGAAAAAGCAAATGAAACCGTAAATATGCAAGATGTGTTTTTAGATACTTATGAAGAGTATCTACTGAAGTTTAAAGATGCATTAGAAATTTTAAAAGTGATAGCTCCTACAGTTGTAAGTGTGGATGAACTAAAAGATGAAAAGGATGAATTAAAGTTTATTAAGGCATTTAGAGAGATATTAAGACTTAAAAATACTATGTCAAATTTTTCTGATTTTTCATGGGAAGATTTAGGGATGAGTGAACAAGAATTTGAAGACTATATCGGTAAATATCTTGATTTAAAAGATAAAGTAAAAAGAAATCAAGAGAATGAAAAAGAATCTATATTAGATGAGGTAGATTTTGAACTTGAACTTTTACATAAAGATGAAATAAATGTAGCTTATATATTAGAACTTTTAGCAAAAATGAAAAAAGGAACAGCAGAAGATTATCATAAACAAAAAGAAGCTGTAGTAAAAATGATGTTAGGAGAGTCTAAATTAAGAAGTAAAAAAGAGTTAATTGAAAAATTTATTGATGAACATTTAATACAACTTGGTGAAGATGATAACCTTGAAGAAGCATTTATGAATTATTGGGATGATGAACAGCAAAAAGCTATAAATGTTCTATGTGAAAAAGAACATCTAAATAAAGAGGGATTTAATAAGCTTATTGGAACCTATGCAATCAAAAAAGATGAACCAAGAAGTACCGAGATAATAAATCTTTTAGAAAAAAAACCTTCTTATCGTGAAAGAAAAAGAATAGTAGAGAGACTTAAAAATAAGATAAAAGATTTTATTGAAGTATTTATGGATGGTGTAAATTAG
- a CDS encoding FRG domain-containing protein, whose product MTIMKIEESELTNIAQEDFELFINKIIKDKKYFYWTQEYFKRMEGVEFKYYEIFNELKDDINDRGKQIFLNDGSFSIKKSSLRNELDFTNISKYIIGFNKHSEYLKEYILFRILDEAYQSIDEEEQKENKEHYKKLLKNQKTNFIFSCLKYYIEEDKAFYFDGFNKFGSFSNHREFLNEFNNKINDKLKNRINNLWLNKNFEHNMDFVFHFSDNDDKEELRYALENLGKSNVEKNKLYFRGQAYSNWMLRPSIARTKNLLNNENDLFHKILALKPNDFKNDHTDYERLITMQHYGLPTRLLDVTRNPLIALYFACNNLARAEEDGLVYIFEENLQHIFLNPDDKRVKDLTDIVKQNISSIRTEGKEFLNKNHFIRGIAKNKRIDNQSGDFIFVGIDKVEGTEEIKHSKENKDVESFVSKYLVIDYDVKKSLLDDLEVMNIHGGSVYPELGGMSNYLVHKYED is encoded by the coding sequence ATGACAATTATGAAAATAGAAGAATCAGAATTAACAAATATTGCCCAAGAAGATTTTGAACTATTTATAAATAAAATTATCAAAGATAAAAAATATTTTTATTGGACACAAGAGTATTTTAAAAGAATGGAAGGCGTTGAGTTTAAATATTATGAGATTTTTAATGAATTAAAAGACGATATAAATGATAGAGGAAAACAAATATTTCTAAATGATGGTTCTTTTAGTATAAAAAAGAGTTCTCTTAGAAATGAGTTAGACTTTACAAATATATCAAAATATATTATAGGTTTTAATAAACACTCTGAATATTTAAAAGAGTATATTCTTTTTAGAATATTAGATGAAGCTTATCAGTCAATAGATGAAGAAGAACAAAAAGAAAATAAAGAACATTATAAAAAACTTCTAAAGAATCAAAAAACTAATTTTATATTTTCATGTTTAAAGTACTACATAGAAGAGGATAAAGCATTTTATTTTGATGGGTTTAATAAGTTCGGTAGTTTTAGTAATCATAGAGAATTTCTAAATGAATTTAATAATAAAATAAATGATAAATTAAAAAATAGAATAAATAATTTATGGCTTAATAAAAACTTTGAACACAATATGGACTTTGTATTTCATTTTTCTGATAATGATGACAAAGAGGAATTGAGATATGCACTTGAAAATTTAGGTAAAAGTAATGTAGAAAAAAATAAACTCTATTTTAGGGGGCAGGCTTATTCTAATTGGATGCTAAGACCTAGTATTGCAAGAACTAAAAACCTTTTAAATAATGAAAATGATCTTTTTCATAAGATTTTAGCACTAAAACCAAATGACTTTAAGAATGATCATACTGATTATGAAAGACTTATTACTATGCAACACTATGGACTACCTACAAGACTATTAGATGTTACTCGAAATCCTTTGATTGCTTTATATTTTGCTTGTAACAATTTAGCTCGAGCAGAAGAGGATGGCTTGGTTTATATCTTTGAAGAGAACCTTCAACATATTTTTTTAAACCCTGATGATAAAAGAGTAAAAGATTTGACAGACATTGTAAAGCAAAATATTAGTTCAATTAGAACAGAAGGAAAAGAGTTTTTAAATAAAAATCATTTTATTAGAGGTATTGCTAAAAATAAAAGAATAGATAATCAAAGTGGAGATTTTATTTTTGTAGGTATTGATAAAGTAGAAGGCACTGAAGAGATTAAACATTCAAAAGAAAATAAAGATGTGGAGAGTTTTGTATCTAAGTATTTAGTAATAGATTATGATGTTAAGAAGTCTTTACTTGATGATTTAGAAGTGATGAATATACATGGTGGTTCAGTTTACCCAGAGCTAGGTGGAATGAGTAACTATTTAGTTCATAAATATGAAGATTAA
- a CDS encoding restriction endonuclease subunit S, with amino-acid sequence MSNIPQERFKGFDDEWIEKSYGDIYNFYSTNSLSREKLNYEKGEIYNIHYGDIHTKFSTTFDIEKEEVPYINSDIDTSRIKDESYCQIGDLIIADASEDYKDIGKTIEIVNLDSKKLLAGLHTFLARPEKLDIALGFMGYMLQSWKARKQIMREAQGTKVLGLSMGRLSKVKLYIPSDKEEQEKIALFLESIDKKIEQLSNMDELLNEYKKGAIQKIFNQEIRFKKDDGSKFANWKSMKFLDLFDNFGGTSLEKYINKNGKYNIVSIGNYTKDGKYIDNQQKIDLNEKSKTKLLNKNDLVMVLNDKTSTGDIIGSSILIDEDNKYIYNQRSERLICKKTINPLFAWHLLNSNKVRKRVFSLSQGGTQIYVNFPSIKKMELLIPHIDEQSKIANFLSLIDKKMENNQNILEQTKEFKKGLLQRMFV; translated from the coding sequence ATGAGTAATATCCCCCAAGAAAGGTTTAAAGGTTTTGATGATGAATGGATTGAAAAAAGTTATGGTGATATATATAACTTTTATTCAACAAACTCTTTATCTAGAGAAAAATTAAATTATGAAAAAGGGGAGATATATAATATTCACTATGGAGATATACATACAAAATTTTCAACAACTTTTGATATTGAAAAAGAGGAAGTTCCCTATATAAATAGTGATATTGATACATCAAGAATAAAAGATGAAAGTTATTGTCAAATTGGGGATTTAATTATAGCAGATGCTTCAGAAGATTATAAAGATATTGGGAAAACTATTGAGATAGTTAATTTAGATTCTAAAAAGCTTCTTGCAGGACTTCATACTTTTTTAGCTAGACCTGAAAAACTTGATATTGCACTTGGCTTTATGGGATATATGCTTCAGTCATGGAAAGCAAGAAAGCAAATTATGAGAGAAGCACAAGGAACAAAAGTATTAGGACTTTCAATGGGAAGATTATCAAAAGTTAAATTATATATTCCATCTGATAAAGAAGAGCAAGAAAAAATAGCATTATTTTTGGAAAGTATAGATAAAAAAATAGAGCAATTATCTAATATGGATGAATTATTAAATGAATACAAAAAAGGTGCTATTCAAAAAATATTTAATCAAGAGATTAGATTTAAAAAAGATGATGGAAGTAAATTTGCTAACTGGAAAAGCATGAAATTTCTGGATTTATTTGATAATTTTGGAGGTACTTCTTTAGAAAAATATATAAATAAAAATGGGAAATATAATATTGTCTCTATTGGAAACTATACAAAAGATGGTAAATATATTGATAATCAACAAAAGATTGATTTAAATGAAAAAAGCAAAACTAAACTATTAAATAAAAATGATTTAGTTATGGTCTTAAATGACAAAACTTCTACAGGAGATATAATTGGTTCATCAATCTTAATAGATGAAGATAATAAGTATATTTACAATCAAAGAAGTGAAAGGTTAATTTGTAAAAAAACTATTAACCCTTTATTTGCTTGGCATTTATTAAATTCTAATAAAGTTAGAAAAAGAGTATTTTCTTTATCTCAAGGAGGTACTCAAATTTATGTAAACTTTCCATCTATTAAAAAGATGGAATTATTAATTCCTCATATTGATGAACAATCAAAAATAGCAAATTTTTTATCGTTAATAGATAAAAAAATGGAAAATAATCAAAATATACTAGAACAAACAAAAGAGTTTAAAAAAGGATTATTACAAAGGATGTTTGTATGA
- a CDS encoding type I restriction-modification system subunit M produces the protein MSEEQKKILEEKLWAIANILRGKMTADDYKDYILGFIFYKYLSEKIEIFINTDLLGADDFEFANIDESFEDYEELLNDLQKDTVEELGYFLKPNELFSNIAKKGNNESKEESNFILDDLETILKNIESSTMGTGSQEDYENLFEDLDLTSSKLGKSEKQKNELISKVLAKLDEIDFKLQDTKSDVLGDAYEYLIGKFASGAGKTAGEFYTPQEVSTLLAELVTSKRKNIASIYDPTCGSGSLLLRVAKVLPKDQHPKFYGQELTRTTYNLARMNMILHGVHYRDFDIKNEDTLEHPQHKDMQFEAIVANPPFSAHWSARELFLSDDRFSHYGKLAPKTKADFAFVQHMIHHLADNGTMAVVLPHGALYRGNAEAHIRKYMIEDRNYIDAIIGLPANIFFGTPIPTSIMVLKKCRENPNDIMFIYAANEEENCKKENNKQKLLNTAIEEIITTYKARENKDKYSYKASLEEIRKNDYNLNIPRYVDIFEDEEEIKLEEVSAEIEKYENSMNDTDKILQDLCDELEIALPFIRLKDE, from the coding sequence ATGAGTGAAGAACAAAAAAAAATACTAGAAGAAAAACTTTGGGCTATAGCAAATATCCTTAGAGGAAAAATGACAGCAGATGATTATAAGGATTATATATTAGGGTTTATTTTTTATAAATATTTATCAGAAAAAATTGAGATTTTTATAAATACTGATCTTTTAGGTGCGGATGACTTTGAGTTTGCAAATATTGACGAGTCTTTTGAGGACTATGAAGAACTACTTAATGACTTACAAAAAGATACGGTTGAAGAGCTTGGGTATTTTTTAAAGCCTAATGAACTTTTTTCTAATATTGCAAAAAAAGGTAATAATGAATCAAAAGAAGAATCAAATTTTATTTTAGATGATTTAGAAACTATTTTAAAAAATATTGAGTCTTCTACAATGGGAACAGGTTCACAAGAGGACTATGAAAATCTTTTTGAGGATTTAGACCTTACTTCTTCAAAACTTGGGAAAAGTGAAAAACAAAAGAATGAACTTATTTCAAAAGTTTTAGCAAAACTTGATGAGATAGATTTTAAACTTCAAGATACAAAGTCTGATGTCTTGGGTGATGCATATGAGTATTTGATTGGTAAGTTTGCAAGTGGTGCAGGGAAAACAGCAGGTGAATTTTATACTCCTCAAGAAGTTTCTACTCTTTTGGCTGAATTAGTTACAAGTAAAAGAAAAAATATAGCTTCAATTTATGACCCAACTTGTGGTTCTGGTTCACTTTTGCTTAGAGTTGCAAAAGTATTACCAAAAGACCAACACCCTAAATTTTATGGACAAGAACTTACACGAACAACATATAACCTTGCTCGTATGAATATGATACTTCATGGTGTACACTATCGTGATTTTGATATAAAAAATGAAGATACTTTAGAACATCCACAACATAAAGATATGCAATTTGAGGCAATCGTTGCTAATCCTCCATTTTCAGCTCATTGGTCAGCAAGGGAGCTGTTTTTAAGTGATGATAGGTTTTCACATTATGGAAAACTAGCACCTAAAACAAAAGCGGACTTTGCCTTCGTACAACATATGATACATCATTTGGCAGACAATGGAACTATGGCGGTAGTACTTCCCCATGGAGCACTTTATAGAGGTAATGCTGAAGCACATATACGAAAGTATATGATAGAAGATAGGAATTATATTGATGCTATTATAGGACTTCCAGCAAATATATTTTTTGGGACACCTATACCTACTAGTATAATGGTACTTAAAAAATGTAGGGAAAACCCAAATGATATAATGTTTATATATGCTGCAAATGAAGAAGAAAATTGCAAAAAAGAGAATAATAAACAAAAGCTACTTAATACTGCTATAGAAGAGATAATCACAACTTACAAAGCAAGAGAAAATAAAGATAAATATTCTTATAAAGCTTCATTAGAAGAAATACGAAAAAATGATTATAATTTAAATATTCCAAGATATGTTGATATATTTGAAGATGAGGAAGAAATAAAGTTAGAAGAGGTATCTGCAGAAATTGAAAAATATGAAAATAGTATGAATGATACAGATAAAATACTGCAGGACTTATGTGATGAATTAGAGATTGCTTTACCATTTATAAGGTTAAAAGATGAGTAA
- a CDS encoding TIGR02757 family protein, whose protein sequence is MQDIKELLDKEVCSRNSNCELSYDKPDPLLVASRYKDEYIILLCALFAYGNARLIVKFLDSLDFSLLDKSEEQIDKALDGYYYRFQNSEDVKTIFKTFKKLRQEDSMENIFYEGYKKENSILEGLDTLITKIHQIANYKSQGFTFLVSSPFKRDKQGNIKQIGNAPYKRWNMFLRWMVRKDELDMGLWKKINKKDLILPLDTHTFKVSQKLGLLDRKTYDLKSALLITEKLKEFDLSDPVKYDFALYRIGQEKML, encoded by the coding sequence ATGCAAGATATAAAAGAGCTTTTAGATAAAGAAGTTTGTAGTAGAAATAGTAACTGTGAGTTATCATATGATAAACCAGACCCCCTTTTAGTGGCAAGTAGATACAAAGATGAATATATCATACTTCTATGTGCACTTTTTGCATATGGAAATGCAAGATTGATAGTGAAGTTTTTGGATTCGCTTGATTTTTCACTTCTTGATAAAAGTGAAGAGCAAATAGACAAAGCACTAGATGGATACTACTATAGGTTTCAAAATAGTGAAGATGTAAAAACAATCTTCAAGACTTTTAAAAAATTAAGACAAGAAGATAGTATGGAAAATATCTTTTATGAAGGCTACAAAAAAGAGAACAGTATCCTAGAAGGTTTAGATACACTAATCACAAAAATCCACCAAATAGCAAACTACAAATCCCAAGGCTTCACCTTCTTAGTATCAAGTCCTTTTAAAAGAGATAAACAAGGAAATATAAAACAAATAGGAAATGCCCCATACAAAAGATGGAATATGTTCCTTCGATGGATGGTAAGAAAAGATGAACTTGATATGGGACTATGGAAAAAAATAAACAAAAAAGACCTAATCCTACCACTAGATACCCACACTTTTAAAGTATCACAAAAACTAGGTTTACTTGATAGAAAAACCTATGATTTAAAATCTGCACTTCTAATAACTGAAAAACTAAAAGAGTTTGACTTAAGTGACCCTGTAAAGTATGATTTTGCGCTTTATCGGATTGGTCAGGAAAAGATGCTATAA
- a CDS encoding nitroreductase family protein, whose translation MNYDELKSLVTNARTTRRFKKESKVTNEDLRDLLDIARLTSSAKNMQPIKYILVTKKEDVLKLARSVSWASHLDDWSQSEEERPSAFILMLNDQMIDGFPMFDAGASFTAISLAAKSKGLATAPLASIDKHLCRNLFVIPDNLDVMIGIAIGVEDENIKLVDTTNFDTNYYREKNDTHCVPKRALEQIIMGEY comes from the coding sequence ATGAATTATGATGAATTAAAGAGTTTAGTCACAAATGCAAGAACTACAAGAAGATTCAAAAAAGAATCAAAAGTTACAAATGAAGATTTAAGAGACCTACTAGATATTGCAAGACTTACATCCAGTGCTAAAAATATGCAACCTATAAAATACATCCTTGTTACAAAAAAAGAAGATGTTCTAAAACTAGCAAGAAGTGTTTCTTGGGCTAGCCATTTAGATGATTGGTCACAAAGTGAAGAAGAGCGACCAAGTGCTTTTATCTTGATGTTAAATGATCAAATGATAGATGGTTTTCCTATGTTTGATGCGGGAGCTTCATTTACAGCTATTTCTTTAGCGGCTAAATCAAAAGGCTTAGCTACAGCTCCTCTTGCATCTATAGATAAACATTTATGTCGAAATCTATTCGTAATTCCTGATAACCTAGATGTTATGATAGGTATAGCAATAGGAGTTGAAGATGAAAACATCAAATTAGTTGATACAACAAACTTTGATACAAACTACTATAGAGAAAAAAACGACACACATTGTGTACCAAAAAGAGCTTTAGAGCAGATAATCATGGGGGAGTATTAA
- a CDS encoding substrate-binding periplasmic protein, with product MKSIFLYIFLFVFFTYSSSANSFRILTNEEPPTNYLDKNKIITGITVDIVKKLQEELNLENKIELMTWARAYNIAQNNANIALFTAGKTSHRIQEGFYFIGPVITKKHILYSKLNKNISINSSLDIKSKDLKIAAMRGDWRAKYFKDKGFEVYETANHEQNIKKLMLERVDLWTSSNIEAAFIAKKAGIKVSSLKASYEFKEIPSYIMLSKDTSKEDVRRWQKAFYDLQKTDFFEKIAIKWSLILDIDLQYSKYKGFYKN from the coding sequence ATGAAATCTATTTTTTTATACATTTTTTTATTTGTTTTTTTCACGTACTCTTCAAGTGCAAATAGTTTTAGAATACTTACAAATGAAGAACCACCTACAAACTATTTAGATAAAAATAAAATTATTACAGGTATTACAGTTGATATAGTAAAAAAGCTTCAAGAAGAACTCAACCTAGAAAACAAAATCGAGCTTATGACTTGGGCAAGAGCTTATAACATAGCTCAAAACAATGCAAATATAGCTCTATTTACAGCAGGTAAAACATCTCATCGTATACAAGAAGGTTTTTATTTTATAGGGCCTGTTATTACTAAAAAGCATATTCTTTATTCAAAATTAAATAAAAATATCTCAATAAACTCTTCACTAGATATCAAATCAAAAGATTTAAAAATAGCTGCCATGAGAGGTGATTGGAGAGCTAAATATTTTAAAGATAAAGGTTTTGAGGTTTATGAAACTGCAAATCATGAACAGAATATAAAGAAACTAATGTTAGAAAGAGTTGATTTATGGACCTCATCAAATATAGAAGCAGCTTTCATAGCAAAAAAAGCAGGAATCAAAGTATCTTCTTTGAAAGCCTCATATGAATTCAAAGAAATCCCAAGCTATATAATGCTTTCAAAAGATACTTCAAAAGAAGATGTAAGAAGATGGCAAAAAGCTTTTTATGATTTACAAAAAACAGACTTCTTTGAAAAAATTGCAATAAAATGGAGTCTTATTTTAGATATAGATTTACAATACTCTAAATACAAAGGTTTCTATAAAAACTAA
- a CDS encoding SDR family NAD(P)-dependent oxidoreductase, which yields MQNILITGCSTGIGLQTAKTLKDNGYKVYASARQIEDVNMLKALGFEALKIDVTKKEEISQALDYILDKDKKLDAVFNNAGYGQPGAVEDVSVEALKEQFETNFFGLHEVTLQTMKIFRSQGYGKVIQHSSVLGIISLKFRGAYNASKYAIEGLADTMRQEVMGTDIFISSINTGPVTSKFRENALKKFNKNIDIENSSFKDTYKKELKVRLENEKDNTPFNLPATSVANVILEIMKSNNPKPRYYVTKATYILGFFKRVLSTRLLDKLLNRI from the coding sequence ATGCAAAATATTTTAATAACAGGCTGCTCCACAGGAATAGGACTTCAAACAGCCAAAACACTTAAAGACAATGGATACAAAGTCTATGCAAGTGCAAGACAAATAGAAGATGTAAATATGCTAAAAGCCTTAGGCTTTGAGGCACTTAAAATTGATGTTACAAAAAAAGAAGAAATCTCACAAGCCTTAGATTATATTTTAGACAAAGATAAAAAACTAGATGCAGTATTTAACAACGCAGGATATGGTCAACCAGGAGCAGTTGAAGATGTAAGCGTAGAGGCCTTAAAAGAACAGTTTGAAACAAACTTCTTTGGTCTTCATGAAGTGACACTTCAAACTATGAAGATTTTTAGATCTCAAGGTTACGGAAAAGTTATACAACACTCATCAGTATTAGGAATAATCTCTCTTAAATTTAGAGGTGCTTACAATGCTTCAAAATATGCTATTGAAGGTTTAGCTGATACTATGAGACAAGAAGTTATGGGAACTGATATTTTTATTTCATCTATAAATACAGGACCTGTTACTTCAAAGTTTAGAGAAAATGCCCTAAAAAAATTCAATAAAAACATTGATATAGAAAATAGTTCTTTCAAAGATACATATAAAAAAGAGTTAAAAGTAAGACTTGAAAATGAAAAAGACAACACTCCTTTTAATCTTCCAGCAACATCAGTAGCAAATGTGATTTTAGAAATCATGAAGTCAAATAATCCAAAGCCAAGATATTATGTAACAAAAGCTACATATATCTTAGGCTTCTTCAAAAGAGTTCTATCTACAAGACTTTTAGATAAGCTTTTAAATAGAATATAA